A genome region from Triticum aestivum cultivar Chinese Spring chromosome 2B, IWGSC CS RefSeq v2.1, whole genome shotgun sequence includes the following:
- the LOC123042207 gene encoding non-specific lipid-transfer protein 3-like, which produces MARVALLAVFSVLAALAVAEMASGAVTCSDVTSAIAPCMSYATGQASSPSAGCCSGVRTLNGKASTSADRQAACRCLKNLAGSFNGISMGNAANIPGKCGVSVSFPINNNVNCNNLH; this is translated from the exons ATGGCTCGCGTGGCACTGCTCGCCGTGTTCAGCGTGCTCGCCGCACTGGCGGTGGCGGAAATGGCGTCTGGGGCGGTGACCTGCAGCGACGTGACGTCCGCCATCGCGCCGTGCATGTCCTACGCGACGGGGCAAGCATCGTCACCCTCGGCGGGGTGCTGCAGCGGGGTGAGGACCCTGAACGGTAAGGCGTCCACCTCGGCAGACCGGCAGGCGGCGTGCCGCTGCCTCAAGAACCTGGCGGGGTCGTTCAATGGCATCAGCATGGGTAACGCCGCCAACATCCCCGGCAAGTGCGGCGTCTCCGTCTCTTTCCCCATCAACAACAACGTCAACTGCAACAA CCTTCATTAA